From a single Alphaproteobacteria bacterium genomic region:
- a CDS encoding SEL1-like repeat protein, with the protein MAFAQELTIETIKKEAEAGDAESQYALGYYYERDGDVPNYTEAFKWYTRAAEQGDLDAQVQLGYMYFNGLGTSKNEAEAFKWYMKAAKKGDAGGQSGVGYLFLEGLGTQKNEAEGFKWYMKAAEQGDPDGQTSLGYIYLNGLGVQKDAVEAFKWFMKAAEQGAVDGQIHVGASYELGEGVEKNEAEAFKWFMRAAEQGSSMAQYNLGGLYLRGKGVAKNYTEAFKLFTKAAEQGNTDAEVNIGYMYLNGLGVKQNNTETLKWYMKAAEKGDAGGQCGVGYMYLNGFGTKKNETGAFEWFMKAAQQGNPEAMYNLSVVYRDGLGVKKDIVESRKWLKKAKENGFEEELPGVLGAVQRILRDR; encoded by the coding sequence ATGGCTTTCGCACAAGAGCTCACTATTGAGACAATAAAAAAAGAGGCTGAGGCTGGAGATGCTGAGTCTCAATATGCTTTGGGTTACTATTATGAAAGAGATGGAGATGTGCCAAATTATACCGAGGCCTTTAAATGGTATACGAGGGCCGCAGAGCAAGGAGATTTAGATGCTCAGGTGCAATTAGGCTATATGTATTTTAATGGTTTGGGCACTTCGAAAAATGAGGCTGAAGCTTTCAAATGGTACATGAAAGCAGCTAAAAAAGGAGATGCTGGTGGTCAAAGTGGTGTCGGTTATTTGTTTTTGGAGGGGCTCGGGACCCAGAAAAATGAGGCCGAGGGCTTTAAATGGTATATGAAGGCAGCAGAGCAAGGTGATCCTGACGGGCAGACGAGCCTAGGTTATATATATCTCAATGGATTAGGCGTCCAGAAAGATGCTGTTGAAGCCTTTAAGTGGTTTATGAAAGCAGCAGAGCAAGGGGCTGTTGATGGGCAGATTCATGTGGGCGCCTCATATGAACTTGGGGAGGGCGTCGAGAAAAATGAGGCTGAAGCCTTTAAGTGGTTTATGAGAGCCGCTGAGCAAGGGTCTTCTATGGCTCAGTATAATCTAGGAGGGCTATATTTGAGAGGAAAGGGTGTTGCGAAAAATTACACCGAAGCTTTCAAGCTCTTTACAAAGGCAGCAGAGCAAGGAAATACTGATGCAGAAGTGAATATTGGCTATATGTACTTGAATGGGTTGGGGGTTAAGCAGAATAATACTGAGACCCTTAAATGGTACATGAAAGCTGCTGAAAAAGGAGATGCTGGGGGGCAATGCGGTGTTGGTTATATGTATCTCAATGGCTTTGGTACGAAGAAAAATGAAACTGGAGCATTTGAATGGTTTATGAAAGCAGCTCAGCAAGGAAATCCAGAGGCAATGTATAACTTGAGCGTTGTTTATAGAGATGGTTTGGGCGTGAAAAAAGACATCGTTGAGTCCCGGAAATGGCTGAAAAAGGCAAAAGAAAATGGGTTTGAGGAGGAATTGCCAGGGGTTTTAGGCGCAGTTCAGCGTATTTTGAGGGATAGATAA